The sequence AATTATCGGCAGTGGCTAAACCTTGCCGGGGTTGTGCTACATCTCCCAGTTTCGGCAGGGTCTGGAAGAGGCGGCGCAGTCCGGGTGGGATCCAATACACCCAGGGGCTACCGGGGATGGCGGCAAAGTCTTTTTGGGCATAGCGGCAGATGATCGGGTCGGTGTCGAGGTGGCACAGTGCTTGCTCAAACCGTCGGCGTTTGCTCTCGGCATCGGGTTCCTTCACCAACCGGAAATAGGTGCCAATACTCTCCTGTCGCCGCTGGGCGTTGGGTTCCTTGCGAAGGACAATCAGCGTCGTATTCACCTTCTCACCGGAGACTTCATCGAAAGCACGGGGACCAACGTGACCGATTACTTCATTCACGGATTGTTCACCAAGCCAATTACGCAACTTCTCGTAACTGGAGATGAACATGAACGATTGCTGTGTGATCATACCGAGTCGTCCGCTGTTTCTGAGCAAGTCAATCCCCCGGAGAATAAAAGCCGCATAGAGATCACCCTTTCCCGTCGGGTACAACTTAGCAATGGCTTCTCTCATAACCGGATTCATGTTTCGTGCCGTCATATACGGCGGATTCGTCACGACCACATCGTAGGTTTGACCTAGCAATTCCAGCAGTCTCAACCCCTGCACGGTCTCCTGAGCAAAATAGGTCTGGTTGTATCCCCGCTCCGTTTCGGCTTTGGCAAAGGCATCGAGGGCTTGGCTGACTTGCTCTTCGAGGGTTTCCCAAAATTTCCCCTGGCTTGCTTCGCTCTCAAATTGTGCCTGGCTCCAGCCAAAAATGTCCGGTTGTCGCCCTTCTTTCTCGTAACGCTGACGCTCCACCTCGATCAACTGACGGATGCGCTTTTCCAGGGGCAATAGCGAGCCAAGATGTTCGGAGAGTTGGAGTTCCTCTTGCAAGGCTTGGAGAATCCGACCGTAAATGGGGCGTTGGTTCAAGCCAGCCGACTGGAGAAAAGCCCCCAACCGTTCCCCATTGAGCATATGCACATTGGCACAGGCTAAGCGTGATTGGCTGAGCGACCGCCGGGGTGCCAGCACCTTCGCCTTCAGGTACAACGCCAAGGCACTGATCTGGACGGCACGGGGATCAATGTCAATGCCATGTAGGTTGTGGGCGAGAATTGCGGCAGGGATTTCCTCCAGGGAAGCGACGGGGGGCGTTTCACGCCAACCGGGTTGACCGGCTCGCTCGCATTCCTCCCGATACATTTCCACAAAGAGATCAAAGGCGACCAAGCCAAAGTGCATGGTTCCGCAAGCCGGATCGAGCAGGCGAATGGAACGGATAGTGCGGACTGGACTACTTCTGGGTGCAACCTGGCGTGGGATGTAGTAGTGCAATTGCTCGGCAAGGGGGGAGTCAGGGTGCATCTCCAGCCAAAGCGTCCCCAGGGTGTTGTGAACAAGAAAGCGAACCATCCAATAAGGCGTGAAAATCTGCGTGGCGGCTGGGATGTCGTGAGGGGTGACTTTTTGCTTTTTCTTGTACAACTTCTCAAACACTTCGTCTTTTTCAGCTTCGACAAAAAACTGATACACCCAACCCAATGTTTCCTCACTGCCCGGTTGCCATGCCTCGGCGAGGTCGGGGGTGTTGAGCGTTTCGGCAAGTTGCTTGAGAGCAGTGGCAGGGGGAGCGAGTCGGGTAGCCAGATTATCGGGGTCAAACAACACCCGGATTTCCGCCGCTAATTCCCCACAACGTGCCAACAGGAAGCGATGATAGGCGGCACTGCGATACTCCCCACCCCGCTCGTAATCTGCCAGATCAGCCTCCCGTCCAGTCTGCGTGACCCAGTGCTTGAAGCCATTGGAGTCTTCCCAACGTCCGATGGTTTCCCGGATCAGCTTGCGAGTCTCCAGCATTTTGAACGCAACGAAGCGGTTCAGCCAAGTAAAGGCGACTTCCCGCACCAGTTGCCGGTAAGCATCCACTTTGCTGATTCCCTGGGACTCAAGCAAATCAAAATGTTCCAACACCTGCAACCGCACGGATCGCTCTTCCTCGCTCAAGTGCGCCACCGAAGCCGTCCGATCTGCTATCAATGAGTTTCCTTTGAGAAAAATGGTGAACCGCCCTTCCAGCCGTTGCGCCACCGCCTCTTCCAACCACCGGCGGGATTGGGTGACGACGTTGCGGAGCTTGTTGCGAATTTCTGGGTGCATGGGGCTACCAAAGTCTGTTCAATCCGTAACAATCGAACGTCCCATCAGCGGATACAAGGCACAGTCCCTCGACCAGGGCGGTTGCGGCAATGAGACGGTCGAACGGATCACGGTGGTATAGCGGCATTGTCGAGAGGGGTTCGATATGAGCCGATTCTAGCGGTAATAAATGGATGTCTTCTCTAAATAATCCCGCATATCTTCAAGAGGTTCCTTGAAGTCGTCGGGTACAGTGAACTGCCCCTCATAACGACCTGCTTTGGGAATGCCCGTGACCGGGGGGCGTGGTCGTGGTGGACTGGCTTGCACAAGCGACCAAGGAATGATCTGGGCAACCGGACGCTCATTCTCGGTGATGGTCACCACTTCATCCGGCGCAAGACAGTGGATCAATTCAGCGAGGGTGTTCTGAGCTTCGTTGAGTGAAACAGTTTTTGCCATCTGCTTTCTCCAACTTTGCAAAATTTACTCCAAAATAACAATCGCTCCTTCATCAATACACTTCTGAAGGGAATCCCGAATCCGGTCAAGTACCTGGTCGAGTTCCGCCTGCGTCTGAATGGGACGACTGAAAAATTCTGATACTTTTATCTTTCGCACCGGGGCTTTCTTCTCTCTACCGATGGAGAGTTCCTGCAACTTGACCAGCACCGACGATTTCAACCCCTCCACAGCCGCAAGGTCGGATTCCATTTCTGTGAGGCTGGATGTGCCCAGGGATTGCCCTTCTGTCACAGCCTGTTTGTCCTCTTCCGTGCCCACGCGACTCTGCAAGGGGGACAACAGGGATTGAGCCAGACTGGGGTTCGCGGCTGCCACAGGTGCCCACTCAGGACGGTTTTGAATTTCGTCAATGGCTGACTCGTAAGCCTGTTTGCGACGGTCGAAAAGCTCACAGTAGGCGGTTTGGTACGCCTCCAGCACCTGTTTGGTGTAGGCAACAATGTTGTCCCACGCATCGAGAAACTGCTCTGAAACGAGCAGGGCTTTGAGTTCTTCAACCCTAGTGTGAAGTTCGGGGGAGGGGGCATGAGCCGACAGCCGTTGCCACACTTGCTCGGTTGCCTGACGGGCTTGCCGGAGAATGGCGATAGCCTCCTGGTTCAGGAACTCCCGCAGTTTACGCACCTTGTCCCGTGTTGCTCCGAACTCTCTGCCGCTCTCGGTCAGAATGCGAACGCAATCATCAGAAGCGGAGGACTGAATCCCCATCAAGGTTTGCTGGTACTCCGAAAGCATGGGCAACACCGGCAGGCGATGGGCTTCGGCAAGGGCTTTGAGGGGATAGAGCTTTGCCAGTTCCTCGGCGGCAACTTTCTGAAAGGCGGTGGCAATGGCTCCTTCCTCCACATCCACCTCTTCCCCGGTCAGGTTCTCCAGTTGCTGTACAGCTTGGGTAAGGGTTTTGAGACCAACCGATTGGCGGGGCGAGAACAGCGACGAGCGAAATGCTGAAATGTTGGTAAATGGGGTGCGGGAAGCGGGGTCTTGGTAGTTGTGAAAACGGTTGCTTTGATAAGTAACTTCAATCTCGCCCGCCCGGAATAGGGTAGCCAGAATCAGCCGTAGCATATCCCGTTCCCAGCCGTAGGGCGTGCCGCTGAAACGTTTTTCCAGTGCCTTGCCCATGCAGGTGTCTCTGTTGCCATAACTGAATTCGCTCTTGAGGTAGTCCAGCACTTCTTTGGCAACGGGGGCGGTGGTGCAGATGATATTTTTCGCACCGTCCTTGACGACCAGCCCTAACCCTTGCTCCCCGGCGTAGAAGACGTTGGGCAGGGCTTTCAGGTCGGCGGCTTTGAGAATCTGCTCAGCTTCATCCCCTTTAAGCGGACGAGAACCCATTGGCAACTTGGGGTAGAGGTCAGGCACCACTTGCCCGAAGAGCTTTTTGAGGATTTCGCCCAAACTTTTTCCCAAGGCAGAAGCATCCTTCTGCACACCCCGGAACATACCCGTGCCACTCTCTAAGGCTTCGGTGAGCTTGTCCCGCAGGCGAATTTCATAGCCGTTTTTTAAGTTTTTCTCGTCTTGCAGGC comes from Synechococcus sp. C9 and encodes:
- the pglX gene encoding BREX-1 system adenine-specific DNA-methyltransferase PglX, with protein sequence MHPEIRNKLRNVVTQSRRWLEEAVAQRLEGRFTIFLKGNSLIADRTASVAHLSEEERSVRLQVLEHFDLLESQGISKVDAYRQLVREVAFTWLNRFVAFKMLETRKLIRETIGRWEDSNGFKHWVTQTGREADLADYERGGEYRSAAYHRFLLARCGELAAEIRVLFDPDNLATRLAPPATALKQLAETLNTPDLAEAWQPGSEETLGWVYQFFVEAEKDEVFEKLYKKKQKVTPHDIPAATQIFTPYWMVRFLVHNTLGTLWLEMHPDSPLAEQLHYYIPRQVAPRSSPVRTIRSIRLLDPACGTMHFGLVAFDLFVEMYREECERAGQPGWRETPPVASLEEIPAAILAHNLHGIDIDPRAVQISALALYLKAKVLAPRRSLSQSRLACANVHMLNGERLGAFLQSAGLNQRPIYGRILQALQEELQLSEHLGSLLPLEKRIRQLIEVERQRYEKEGRQPDIFGWSQAQFESEASQGKFWETLEEQVSQALDAFAKAETERGYNQTYFAQETVQGLRLLELLGQTYDVVVTNPPYMTARNMNPVMREAIAKLYPTGKGDLYAAFILRGIDLLRNSGRLGMITQQSFMFISSYEKLRNWLGEQSVNEVIGHVGPRAFDEVSGEKVNTTLIVLRKEPNAQRRQESIGTYFRLVKEPDAESKRRRFEQALCHLDTDPIICRYAQKDFAAIPGSPWVYWIPPGLRRLFQTLPKLGDVAQPRQGLATADNFRFLRYWWEVGASHIAFGCQNAEEARQTQKRWFPYMKGGSFQRWYGNQEYVVNWENDGAEIKNWICERYPYLDGKWEWVAKNPDYYFRRGVTCPKVTSGRFTARLSPEGFIFADATSGLFPQNPMQLLAVLNSSVFQYLLWLINPTVNTQVGDLERLPIPDQSSPELEALVEQAIALAKQDSAEDETTWDFVAPPPWSDGLEQVAQRHTQLAEIERQIDEEVYRLYGISDQDRAAIETELAESPPATEDDDPPTVRVSGTESLENEEESISIPTDRTGLAHAWISFAVMKVFAQGAFWSRHKLAEQVLNQLETRLGETAATEVVTTATACGSGNLSERLANDLGEPFFKRHLQQYRKRPIYWLLQSPKKNFAVWLHARQYDRDTLFKVLLNAVEPEIRLQTSLLDSLRTQKNTAGTSGKEAKRLAKAIEKQEELLSDLRDLEERLRRAANLHLDPDINDGVALTIAPLWELVPWKEAKKYWEELLAGKYEWSSISKQLREKGLVK